Part of the Angustibacter luteus genome, CAGGTACGGGTGCGAGCCGGTGCCGTAGAGGCAGTCGGCGGAGCCGACGTTGCGCGCGGACGTCGTCACGCTCAGCCCGTCGTCGTCCAGCGCGTAGGTCACCCGGCAGGCCAGCAGCGTCGGCCAGCCCGGCTGCGGGACGAGCAGGTGCGACCAGGTCACCGAGCTCGCGGTGCGGTCCGCGACGTCCCAGGTGGCCCAGCGCGCCAGCCCGTGGATGGCGTTGCCGGTGCTCGGCTCGGTGATCGCGAGCTGCTGGTCGGCGCCGTCGAGCGGGTAGCGGCCGCCGGCGATCCGGTTGGGCCACGGCACCAGCGTCTGACCGCGGCCACCCGAGGGCCGGTCGTGCTCGCCGAAGCCGTCGACGACGTCGCGCCCGGCCAGCCGCAGCGTGCGCAGCCCGGCCGCGACGGACACGGTCCACGCCTCGTGGTCGCCGTGCGCGATGCGCACCTGGGTCGCCGTGGGAGGCAGCGGGGTCGGCGGGGTCGGCGGGGTCGGCGAGGAACCGGTGGCGTCGTCAGTGGTCACGCGCGCATTCTGCATCACGTCGGCAGGCCGAGGATCTCGACCGCCGCCTCGCGCATCTCCACCTTGCGGATCTTGCCCGTCACCGTCATCGGG contains:
- a CDS encoding aldose 1-epimerase family protein; the protein is MTTDDATGSSPTPPTPPTPLPPTATQVRIAHGDHEAWTVSVAAGLRTLRLAGRDVVDGFGEHDRPSGGRGQTLVPWPNRIAGGRYPLDGADQQLAITEPSTGNAIHGLARWATWDVADRTASSVTWSHLLVPQPGWPTLLACRVTYALDDDGLSVTTSARNVGSADCLYGTGSHPYLTLGTALVDDLSVTVPAATWFETDDGGIPTGAYPVQGTPYDLRTPQRIGERVLDTAYGDLDRDDDGRWRVRLAGPASASRLVMWADGAYDYAQVFSGDTLHGAERRRGLAVEPMTCPPDAFNAPDPAAVGVVRLAPGDEHVATWGLALDQPITPLS